One window from the genome of Salvelinus namaycush isolate Seneca chromosome 19, SaNama_1.0, whole genome shotgun sequence encodes:
- the LOC120063848 gene encoding glutaminase kidney isoform, mitochondrial-like, whose translation MIPGQVCHQPPVCRLHRKRLSTKEVKFALSSMDMEQRDYDSRTALHVAAAEGHAEVVRFLLEACKVNPVPIDRWDKTPMEEVLHFVHHDMVTILQDYQNKYNPQEAPKKDKETAENNLGGLL comes from the exons ATGATTccag GTCAAGTCTGTCATCAACCTCCTGTTTGCCGCCTACACCGGAAACGTCTCAGCACTAAGGAGGTCAA ATTTGCTCTGTCCTCCATGGACATGGAGCAGAGGGACTATGACTCCAGGACGGCTTTACATGTGGCTGCAGCAGAAG GACATGCAGAGGTGGTGCGCTTCCTCTTGGAGGCGTGCAAAGTGAACCCTGTTCCCATTGATAG GTGGGATAAGACCCCAATGGAAGAGGTCTTGCATTTTGTCCATCACGACATGGTCACCATCCTCCAGGACTATCAAAACAAGTACAACCCACAAGAGGCCCCCAAGAAGGACAAGGAGACAGCAGAGAACAACCTGGGCGGCCTGCTGTAG